The Candidatus Thiopontia autotrophica region TGCTTTCTACTCATGACCATCAATCTCTAGCAGTAGCTTTTTCCAGGCCATCTCTGGTGTTGTCTGACGCAAACATAAAGAATCGACAGCAGGGTCTCCTTTATATATACACTCCCTTTTTTGACATGGCGCACACTCAAGATCTGAATCCATGTGCAATTGATGATCCCCCATTGTGCCAGTTAACGTAGAGACAGTAGGTCCATAAATGGTTACTGACGGAATGCCCAGTGCTGCAACCAGATGGGCGATACCGGAGTCAACACAGACTGCGCCTACAGCCTGCTGAAGCTGCCTGGAAAGTACATCAAGTGAACTTCTGGGAAGGATTTCCGCATCGTGGCCAGCCGCAATACTCTCTGCCCGTGCCTTCTCCTCCTCACTTCCCCATGGAAGCAGCACTGTATAACCAGCACTATTTACAATCCCTGCCAGCTCTATCCAGTATTCATCGGGCCAATGCTTGGTTTCCCAGGTGGTTCCATGGACAAACAGAATGGATGGTACATTACTTCTCTCTTCTGGGGCTGTCCGATTGATACCGAAGTTCGGGAGACTCAATGGCAGCTCATAACCCAGTGCCTGGGCAAACAGTTTTCGCAGTCGGACAATTGCATGCTCTCCTCTCTCCACTGGAAGTCGCTGCTGATAGAGGCGGCTTGCCAGTGGCTCTCTGGCGGAGCCCGCATCAAGACCAACCACCCTGCCTTTGGCCATACGGGAGAGCAGCGCGCTCTTGATCAGCCCCTGTGCATCCAGAACCAGATCATACTCCCGCGCGCTCAATTGCCCCCTGAAAGCACCCCACTCCCCGGAGACAATGGCCTTTAGTGGTGATCTTCTCCAGCGGCGGATCGCAACCTTAATCACCCGATCCACTGCCGGGTGCCATGCCGGCACCTCAGCAAATGACTCCTCTACCACCCAGTCAAATCGGATTCCCGGGATCGCTGCTACTGCATCAGTCACTGCCGGCAGTGTGTGCAGAACATCCCCCAGCGAAGAGGTTTTAACCAACAGAACACGCATTAGATTCCAAATGCCTCCACTGCCTTCAGCACTTGATCAGGCTCTAGCTTTTTCAAGCAGTCATAGTGGCCCAGCGGGCACTCCCGCTTGAAACAGGGGCTACACTCCAGATTGAGATCAAGGATCTGTGCTCTTTGGTTGAGCGGCGGGGTAAACCCAGGGTCAGAGGATCCATAAATCGCCACCAGATCACGGTCAAGTGCTGCGGCCACATGCATTAGACCGGAGTCATTTCCCACCACTACGGTT contains the following coding sequences:
- the waaC gene encoding lipopolysaccharide heptosyltransferase I, translated to MRVLLVKTSSLGDVLHTLPAVTDAVAAIPGIRFDWVVEESFAEVPAWHPAVDRVIKVAIRRWRRSPLKAIVSGEWGAFRGQLSAREYDLVLDAQGLIKSALLSRMAKGRVVGLDAGSAREPLASRLYQQRLPVERGEHAIVRLRKLFAQALGYELPLSLPNFGINRTAPEERSNVPSILFVHGTTWETKHWPDEYWIELAGIVNSAGYTVLLPWGSEEEKARAESIAAGHDAEILPRSSLDVLSRQLQQAVGAVCVDSGIAHLVAALGIPSVTIYGPTVSTLTGTMGDHQLHMDSDLECAPCQKRECIYKGDPAVDSLCLRQTTPEMAWKKLLLEIDGHE